A window of the Acidimicrobiales bacterium genome harbors these coding sequences:
- a CDS encoding NADH:flavin oxidoreductase, whose protein sequence is MSPSDSMSTASTPANSGAGPRLFDDVTFPRGAAMPNRFMLAPLTNQQSHADGTLSDDEHHWLTMRADGGFGLVMTCASHVQAVGQGFAGQLGCFDDVHIAGLTRLAEDIKHPRRAEAPPSNAAGGGRSVAIVQLHHAGNRAPAELIGTTPVCPSDDPDTGARALTDAEVQAVIADFVAGAVRSERAGFDGVELHGAHGYLICQFLSSELNRRTDEYGGSLENRSRLLFEIIDGIRAACDDDFIVCVRLSPERFGMQLGEIRVVTQQLIDSGLVDFIDLSLWDCFKEPEEAEWKGRTLTEVATDIERRTDPSGRRVPLAVAGKIHDPADAERVLDLGADVVALGRVAILHHDYPRQLALDPGFTPNRVPVSREYLAAEGLSEAFIGYMSGWKGFVAD, encoded by the coding sequence ATGAGCCCCAGCGATTCGATGTCCACCGCTTCCACCCCCGCCAACAGCGGCGCCGGTCCGCGACTGTTCGACGATGTCACCTTCCCTCGTGGCGCCGCCATGCCGAACCGATTCATGCTGGCGCCGCTGACGAACCAGCAAAGCCACGCTGATGGCACCCTCTCGGATGACGAGCATCACTGGCTGACGATGCGGGCCGACGGCGGCTTCGGTCTGGTGATGACCTGCGCCTCGCACGTGCAGGCCGTCGGTCAGGGCTTCGCCGGCCAGCTCGGGTGCTTCGATGACGTCCACATCGCCGGGCTCACACGCCTCGCAGAGGACATCAAACACCCGCGCCGAGCCGAGGCACCCCCGAGCAACGCTGCCGGTGGCGGACGGAGCGTGGCCATCGTGCAGCTCCACCATGCCGGCAACCGAGCACCTGCTGAGCTGATCGGCACCACTCCCGTCTGCCCGTCGGACGATCCCGATACCGGAGCGCGGGCCCTCACCGACGCCGAAGTGCAGGCCGTGATCGCCGACTTCGTTGCCGGCGCCGTTCGATCCGAGCGGGCGGGCTTCGACGGCGTCGAGCTGCACGGCGCTCATGGCTACCTCATCTGCCAGTTCCTCAGCAGCGAACTCAATCGGCGAACCGACGAGTACGGCGGCAGCCTCGAGAACCGGAGTCGCCTGCTGTTCGAGATCATCGATGGCATCCGCGCCGCATGCGACGACGACTTCATCGTCTGCGTTCGGCTGTCGCCGGAGCGCTTCGGTATGCAACTCGGCGAGATCCGCGTCGTGACCCAGCAGCTGATCGACTCCGGCCTGGTCGACTTCATCGACCTGTCGCTCTGGGATTGCTTCAAGGAGCCCGAGGAGGCGGAGTGGAAGGGCCGAACGCTCACCGAGGTCGCCACCGACATCGAGCGGCGCACCGATCCGTCGGGCCGTCGCGTGCCGCTCGCCGTTGCCGGCAAGATCCATGACCCGGCTGACGCCGAACGGGTGCTCGACCTCGGCGCCGACGTCGTGGCACTCGGGCGAGTGGCCATCCTGCACCACGACTACCCGCGACAACTGGCGCTCGATCCCGGGTTCACCCCGAATCGTGTGCCGGTCAGCCGCGAGTACCTCGCCGCCGAGGGGTTGTCAGAGGCGTTCATCGGCTACATGTCGGGATGGAAGGGGTTCGTCGCCGACTGA
- a CDS encoding tyrosine-protein phosphatase: MTSIDQPLPAAPLPIDGLINFRDLGGVATFEGQRVQPGLVFRSDSLDRLSTLATDQLADLGIARVIDLRSDEEIAAHGRIETEGVEWIQHSIGAPPSSMDSWYESGIDPMITNYGLMTTDYASEVVNVLERIADAPAPVVVHCTSGKDRTGVIAAVVQLTLGVPSEVIVAEYEASSRNVREHFETMASKYPNMAARVPPEQRLRMAGTDPAWLEIALTPLVDAGGPDRWLAEQSGSDELANGLRRRLLVG, from the coding sequence ATGACGTCGATCGACCAACCACTCCCCGCCGCCCCGCTCCCCATCGACGGCCTCATCAACTTCCGGGATCTCGGTGGTGTGGCCACGTTCGAAGGACAGCGGGTGCAGCCCGGATTGGTGTTCCGATCCGATTCACTCGATCGGCTCTCGACGCTGGCGACCGATCAGCTCGCCGACCTCGGTATCGCCCGCGTCATCGATCTGCGCAGCGACGAGGAGATCGCAGCCCATGGCCGCATCGAGACCGAGGGGGTCGAGTGGATCCAGCACTCGATCGGCGCTCCGCCCAGCTCAATGGACTCGTGGTACGAATCGGGGATCGACCCGATGATCACCAACTACGGGCTGATGACCACCGACTACGCGTCCGAAGTCGTGAACGTGCTCGAGCGAATTGCCGACGCGCCGGCGCCCGTCGTCGTCCACTGCACGTCGGGCAAGGACCGCACCGGCGTGATCGCGGCGGTGGTCCAGCTCACCCTCGGGGTGCCCAGCGAAGTGATCGTCGCCGAGTACGAAGCGTCGAGCCGGAACGTTCGCGAACACTTCGAGACCATGGCCAGCAAGTATCCGAACATGGCAGCGCGGGTCCCACCCGAGCAGCGGCTACGAATGGCCGGGACCGATCCGGCGTGGCTGGAGATCGCGCTCACGCCACTGGTCGACGCCGGCGGCCCCGACCGGTGGCTTGCAGAACAAAGCGGCTCCGACGAACTGGCCAACGGCCTTCGACGCCGCCTGCTCGTCGGCTGA
- a CDS encoding A24 family peptidase, with protein sequence MARGRTVSFLHSYGPLLMTAPVLVMIADVDRRTQRIPDRLSLIALAVSAVSITIFTIDGGHSNDAASAGIGALLLTLILGALHMVRPDGLGMGDVKLAITLGLLLGWTRAGVLEVALLVAWCLMIASAIGLVGVALVTRRRGVSTRGVRVPFGPSLCAGAVLVTLLGPSLILT encoded by the coding sequence GTGGCACGCGGTCGCACCGTGAGCTTCCTCCATTCCTACGGTCCGCTCCTCATGACCGCCCCCGTCTTGGTCATGATCGCCGACGTCGACCGCCGAACACAGCGGATCCCCGATCGGCTCTCGTTGATCGCCCTCGCCGTGTCCGCCGTCTCGATCACGATCTTCACGATCGATGGCGGACACTCGAACGACGCAGCAAGTGCCGGGATTGGGGCCCTCCTGCTCACGCTGATCCTCGGTGCGCTCCACATGGTCCGGCCGGATGGACTGGGCATGGGCGACGTGAAGCTGGCGATCACGCTGGGGTTGCTGCTCGGCTGGACCCGGGCGGGCGTGCTCGAGGTCGCACTCTTGGTGGCGTGGTGTCTGATGATCGCGAGCGCGATCGGTCTCGTCGGCGTTGCGCTCGTGACTCGCCGTCGCGGCGTGTCAACCCGCGGCGTACGCGTACCGTTCGGACCATCGTTGTGCGCAGGAGCCGTGCTCGTGACGCTGCTCGGTCCGTCGCTGATCCTGACCTGA
- a CDS encoding prepilin-type N-terminal cleavage/methylation domain-containing protein — MPFRSAAPPTRPTRDASGGFTVTEMLVAMMLLTIGALALYHSMSASGTLAENGDRHATATRLAASELEKARALPYTSVAMKVATAGATYFEGATQVTDATNGRILPTSSKPLGGVTYEIERYVTWRSATVNGTPVSQAFKQVTVIVAWTDAAGSHDVRSSTALSRTTSP; from the coding sequence GTGCCTTTCCGTTCCGCCGCGCCGCCGACGCGACCGACCCGCGACGCCTCGGGCGGTTTCACCGTGACAGAGATGCTGGTGGCGATGATGCTGCTGACCATCGGTGCGCTCGCCTTATACCACTCGATGTCGGCATCGGGCACGCTCGCCGAGAATGGCGACCGGCATGCGACAGCCACCCGTCTCGCTGCCTCCGAGCTCGAGAAGGCCCGGGCACTGCCGTACACGAGCGTTGCCATGAAGGTCGCAACCGCCGGCGCGACCTACTTCGAGGGCGCCACGCAGGTCACCGATGCGACCAACGGCCGGATCCTCCCCACGTCGTCGAAGCCATTGGGAGGCGTGACCTACGAGATCGAACGGTACGTGACCTGGCGCTCGGCCACGGTGAACGGCACGCCGGTCAGCCAGGCCTTCAAGCAGGTGACGGTGATCGTCGCCTGGACCGACGCCGCGGGCTCGCACGATGTTCGATCCTCGACTGCGCTGTCACGGACGACCTCGCCGTGA
- a CDS encoding prepilin-type N-terminal cleavage/methylation domain-containing protein → MRSGHPSREAGFTVVEMLVAVSIMVMVTIPILMVLQSSTATEAAQTARIDADLAGNVAAERLSADIRSATTIRITTANVLELGIIDTSGTTAAVTWKRDNTDLVRTSTIGAQTTVTAVLDDLSTTLPATPFKAYDQSGNRILTTSVNCPGYISVDIERVTTLGTDHLAFDVASRSLNGGTATC, encoded by the coding sequence GTGAGGAGCGGTCACCCCTCACGAGAGGCCGGTTTCACGGTCGTCGAGATGCTCGTCGCCGTCTCGATCATGGTGATGGTCACCATCCCGATCCTGATGGTGTTGCAGAGCTCGACCGCCACCGAAGCGGCCCAGACCGCACGGATCGACGCCGATCTCGCAGGCAACGTCGCCGCTGAACGCCTCAGTGCCGACATCCGCTCGGCGACCACCATCCGGATCACCACTGCGAACGTGCTCGAGCTGGGCATCATCGACACCTCCGGCACCACCGCCGCCGTGACGTGGAAGCGCGACAACACCGACCTGGTGCGGACGTCGACCATCGGCGCACAGACGACCGTCACGGCCGTGCTCGACGATCTGTCGACCACACTGCCGGCGACGCCGTTCAAGGCCTACGACCAGTCGGGCAACCGCATCCTCACCACCAGCGTGAACTGCCCGGGCTACATCAGCGTCGACATCGAGCGCGTGACGACCCTGGGGACCGATCATCTGGCCTTCGACGTCGCCAGCCGCAGCCTCAACGGAGGTACGGCGACATGTTGA
- a CDS encoding ATPase, T2SS/T4P/T4SS family — MTSRPVGTRRRIGEILVELGIVSDDDVSRALDLQRSTGKKLGDVLLSEGIVKPRDLLRALAAQFELEFVDLAERKIDLDLAQQIPPQLARHHRALPVWHRDGKIVVAMANPVDVLALDDIRDALRRPVLPVMADSEQIMAAIARLGLSDSRVQEAIQAAVGDSEPAPEEVVVTEVNEERAPIVAFVDLLLSKAVQERASDIHIEPGKNDLRVRFRVDGVLHEAMTPPRSLQAGIISRVKVMAEIDIAERRIAQDGRMSTVVGGQPVDIRVATIPTIYGEAAVLRILRSGNEAISIDNMGFLPMQLARFKAAYERPWGAILVTGPTGSGKSTTLYGALEALKDPTRNIITAEDPVEYKIDGIKQVQVNNKAGMTFARALRSFLRADPDIMLVGEIRDAETATIAVEASLTGHLVLSTLHTNNAAATPMRLIEMGVEPFLVTSALTAVVAQRLARRLCDRCKTPRTSTLEKLGVSNLDGLGIDTSRTVTVYEAAGCEACSGTGYQGRFAIHEVMTITDELRAAILERRSAEDVHRLALSQGMISLRADGLIKVSQGLTTMQELFRVTT; from the coding sequence GTGACCAGTCGTCCGGTGGGAACCCGGCGCCGTATCGGCGAGATCCTCGTGGAGCTTGGCATCGTCAGCGATGACGATGTCAGTCGCGCGCTCGATCTGCAACGATCCACCGGCAAGAAGCTCGGTGACGTTCTGCTCTCCGAGGGCATCGTCAAGCCTCGTGACCTCCTGCGCGCACTGGCGGCGCAGTTCGAGCTCGAGTTCGTCGACCTCGCCGAACGCAAGATCGACCTCGACCTCGCCCAGCAGATCCCTCCGCAGCTGGCTCGCCACCACCGCGCGCTCCCGGTCTGGCACCGCGATGGCAAGATCGTGGTCGCCATGGCCAACCCGGTCGACGTCCTGGCGCTCGACGACATTCGTGATGCCCTGCGGCGACCGGTGCTGCCGGTCATGGCCGACAGCGAACAGATCATGGCGGCGATCGCCCGTCTGGGATTGAGCGACTCCCGCGTCCAGGAGGCGATCCAGGCCGCCGTCGGTGACAGCGAGCCGGCCCCCGAGGAGGTCGTGGTCACCGAGGTCAACGAGGAGCGCGCGCCGATCGTGGCGTTCGTCGACCTGTTGCTCTCGAAGGCGGTGCAGGAACGAGCCTCCGACATCCACATCGAGCCGGGGAAGAACGACCTGCGAGTCCGGTTCCGAGTCGACGGCGTGCTCCACGAGGCGATGACGCCGCCGCGATCGCTGCAGGCCGGCATCATCAGCCGCGTCAAGGTCATGGCCGAGATCGACATCGCCGAGCGCCGCATCGCGCAGGACGGGCGGATGTCGACCGTCGTCGGCGGTCAGCCGGTGGACATCCGTGTCGCCACCATCCCCACGATCTACGGCGAGGCGGCCGTGCTGCGAATCCTCCGCAGCGGCAACGAGGCGATCTCGATCGACAACATGGGCTTCTTGCCGATGCAGCTCGCCCGCTTCAAGGCAGCCTACGAACGGCCCTGGGGGGCAATCCTCGTGACCGGCCCGACGGGCTCGGGCAAGTCGACCACCCTGTACGGCGCGCTCGAGGCGCTCAAGGACCCGACCCGCAACATCATCACGGCCGAGGACCCTGTCGAGTACAAGATCGACGGGATCAAGCAGGTGCAGGTGAACAACAAGGCGGGCATGACCTTCGCTCGGGCGCTGCGGTCGTTCCTGCGGGCCGATCCCGACATCATGCTCGTCGGCGAGATCCGAGATGCCGAGACGGCAACGATTGCCGTCGAGGCGTCGCTCACCGGCCACCTCGTGTTGTCGACCTTGCACACGAACAACGCCGCCGCCACGCCGATGCGCCTGATCGAAATGGGCGTCGAACCGTTCCTCGTCACGTCGGCGTTGACGGCCGTCGTCGCCCAGCGGTTGGCCCGCCGACTGTGTGATCGGTGCAAGACACCTCGCACGAGCACGCTCGAGAAGCTGGGTGTCAGCAATCTGGACGGACTCGGGATCGACACCTCGCGGACGGTCACGGTCTACGAGGCCGCCGGTTGTGAGGCGTGCAGCGGCACCGGCTACCAGGGCCGGTTCGCGATCCACGAGGTGATGACCATCACCGACGAACTGCGGGCGGCAATCCTCGAACGCAGGAGCGCCGAGGACGTGCATCGCCTCGCACTGTCGCAGGGCATGATCTCCCTGCGCGCCGACGGTCTCATCAAGGTGTCGCAGGGTCTGACGACCATGCAGGAACTGTTCCGCGTCACGACCTGA
- the pilO gene encoding type 4a pilus biogenesis protein PilO: MRLRSIVVGAIPPIVVAALWLGAVVVPTGNAAGELQDRRDASDAELLQLAAVLENSRAANEQLAAMNEQLDQLAVAVPVSPDVAGFVRLVDVLADESDAVVSSVTPQAEQPSTASAGVEVTSVSMTLQGTYPEVMSFIERLLTADRLVEVRSVDLTSDTAAGALFVDLTVAIFSEPGSGAARSELVGDTAVGITLEAAG; this comes from the coding sequence ATGAGGCTTCGATCGATCGTTGTCGGCGCCATCCCGCCGATCGTCGTTGCGGCGTTGTGGCTCGGCGCCGTCGTCGTTCCGACCGGCAATGCCGCAGGCGAGCTCCAGGACCGGCGGGATGCCAGCGACGCGGAGTTGCTCCAACTTGCGGCGGTTCTCGAGAACTCGCGTGCCGCCAATGAGCAGCTGGCAGCGATGAACGAGCAGCTGGATCAGCTGGCGGTCGCCGTCCCAGTGTCGCCCGACGTGGCCGGTTTCGTGCGACTCGTCGACGTGCTCGCCGACGAGTCCGATGCCGTGGTCTCGTCGGTGACACCCCAGGCGGAGCAGCCGAGCACGGCGTCGGCCGGGGTCGAGGTCACGAGTGTGTCGATGACGTTGCAGGGCACCTATCCCGAAGTGATGTCCTTCATCGAGCGGCTCCTCACTGCCGACCGCCTGGTCGAAGTTCGAAGCGTCGACCTCACCTCCGACACCGCCGCGGGTGCGCTCTTCGTCGACCTGACCGTGGCGATCTTCTCCGAACCTGGCAGTGGTGCCGCTCGCTCGGAACTGGTCGGCGATACCGCCGTCGGCATCACGCTCGAGGCGGCAGGCTGA
- a CDS encoding helix-turn-helix domain-containing protein, whose product MANKTYAQWCPVSRALDIIGERWTLLIIRDLGFGLRRFSELQSELVGISPSLLSGRLRQLTDAGVIERIDNRYQLTERGIELLDVVSEIGRWGIGLMGQPEKDEQFSDFFPRAAIGFMVRPEVLPDNGLVAELHLDDRVHTLEIAEAEIDLRPSRRITVHDGPAPDAVDVRLRGSLADLTRYRQGRVPAESLADADLVHIEGDPDALATLGRLFSAG is encoded by the coding sequence GTGGCGAACAAGACCTATGCGCAATGGTGTCCGGTTTCGAGAGCGCTCGACATCATCGGCGAACGTTGGACACTGCTGATCATCCGAGACCTGGGCTTCGGCCTGCGGCGGTTCTCCGAGCTCCAGAGCGAGCTCGTCGGGATCAGCCCGAGCCTGCTCTCGGGGCGGCTCCGTCAGCTCACCGACGCCGGGGTGATCGAGCGCATCGACAATCGGTATCAGCTCACCGAGCGCGGCATCGAACTGCTCGACGTCGTCAGCGAGATCGGCCGGTGGGGCATCGGTCTCATGGGCCAGCCGGAGAAAGACGAGCAGTTCTCCGACTTCTTCCCACGCGCGGCCATCGGGTTCATGGTGCGGCCCGAGGTACTGCCCGACAACGGCTTGGTCGCCGAACTCCACCTCGATGACCGCGTCCACACGCTCGAGATCGCCGAGGCCGAGATCGACCTCCGACCCTCACGTCGCATCACGGTCCACGACGGTCCGGCCCCCGACGCCGTCGATGTCCGCTTGCGCGGCTCGCTGGCGGACCTCACCCGCTATCGCCAGGGCCGGGTCCCGGCCGAGAGCCTGGCCGATGCCGACCTCGTGCACATCGAGGGCGACCCTGACGCGTTGGCAACGCTCGGGCGACTCTTCTCTGCTGGTTGA
- a CDS encoding PilT/PilU family type 4a pilus ATPase: MTDWTGTDSDEWYGLDEESRAFLSETLGTTTRTTSTSRELTDALPTSGSPLAPVGAGAGLEELLVATVDAQASDLHLASGQPPHIRVQGTLRPIAGVGPIGPKQLESMLFAHLDADQRQTLLRRGDLELALSSGSRRFRAALFRQSGSLAAALRLIPSNKPNLDELGLPPAVRAFADHHSGLVLVTGRTGSGKSTTLAAAIEHINQTRAAHIITIEDPIEYRYTPARSVIQQREVGADTESFATALRYALRQDPDVILLGELRDLETISTALTAAETGHLVFATLHSSDATGSITRIVDAFPEGQQNQVRAQLALSIRGCVSQQLVPDVNGRLTLVSEVMTATSGIRAMIRDEKAHQLHAALETGGADGMHTFDQALAAAVRAGRISFDVARSVAHRPSSLDNLLRR; the protein is encoded by the coding sequence GTGACCGACTGGACGGGAACCGACAGCGACGAGTGGTACGGGCTGGACGAGGAGAGTCGCGCCTTTCTGTCCGAGACACTCGGAACGACCACGCGCACCACGAGCACCTCACGCGAGCTCACCGATGCCCTACCGACATCGGGCTCTCCACTCGCTCCCGTCGGGGCGGGCGCCGGTCTCGAGGAGTTGCTGGTGGCCACCGTCGACGCCCAGGCCTCAGATCTCCACCTCGCGTCGGGACAGCCGCCGCACATCCGTGTGCAGGGCACGCTGCGTCCGATAGCAGGCGTCGGACCGATCGGCCCCAAACAGCTCGAATCGATGCTCTTCGCCCACCTCGATGCCGATCAGCGACAGACCCTGCTCCGTCGGGGCGACCTCGAACTCGCGTTGAGCAGCGGCAGCCGTCGCTTCCGCGCGGCGCTGTTCCGCCAATCGGGATCGCTCGCCGCTGCGCTTCGCCTGATTCCTTCGAACAAGCCGAACCTGGACGAGCTCGGGTTGCCTCCCGCCGTGCGTGCCTTCGCCGATCACCACAGCGGGCTCGTGCTGGTCACCGGTCGTACCGGTTCGGGCAAGTCGACCACACTTGCCGCCGCCATCGAGCACATCAACCAGACTCGAGCCGCGCACATCATCACGATCGAGGATCCGATCGAGTACCGCTACACCCCCGCTCGATCGGTGATCCAGCAACGCGAAGTCGGCGCCGACACCGAGTCCTTCGCCACCGCGTTGCGCTATGCGCTGCGCCAGGACCCCGACGTGATCCTGCTCGGCGAGTTGCGCGACCTCGAGACGATCAGCACGGCGCTGACGGCTGCGGAGACCGGGCATCTGGTCTTCGCCACGCTGCACAGCTCCGATGCCACCGGCTCGATCACTCGCATCGTCGACGCGTTCCCCGAGGGGCAGCAGAACCAGGTGCGGGCCCAGCTCGCCCTGTCCATCCGCGGCTGTGTGTCCCAGCAGCTGGTTCCCGACGTCAATGGTCGTCTCACGCTCGTCTCCGAGGTGATGACGGCGACGTCAGGCATCCGCGCGATGATCCGCGACGAGAAGGCGCACCAGTTGCACGCTGCGCTCGAGACCGGCGGGGCCGACGGCATGCACACCTTCGACCAGGCGCTGGCGGCCGCCGTGCGCGCCGGGCGGATCTCCTTCGATGTCGCCCGCAGTGTCGCCCATCGACCCTCCAGCCTCGACAACCTGCTCCGCCGATGA
- a CDS encoding CHAD domain-containing protein, producing the protein MAFRLDPPQSTCFQIQHLAVDRLENALEHLSKITADEPASAVTHVHAVRRRCKQVRAVARLVRPALGKDFAPFNQTVRDAARALAPLRNAHVAEGLLRALDAPETTTDIPAPSFDEVASAVDGARQHLRLARRLVEQWALPDGFGPLGSGLERTYRRGRRGWEVASGDPTTAHLHEWRKDVKDLWYQLRLLRAIAPSMLDPFIDQLDVVGEDLGHHHDITLLLDGLANERRHLEKRRKKDPDAQVAAALADVELAADRADDARHQLGRSALRNGSTVFAEEPAPFVARIEAYWDITNRSGPERGPLHHFIKSKGNHP; encoded by the coding sequence GTGGCCTTCCGGCTCGATCCACCTCAATCGACCTGCTTCCAGATCCAACATCTGGCTGTCGATCGGCTCGAGAACGCGCTCGAACATCTGAGCAAGATCACGGCGGACGAACCCGCCAGTGCTGTCACCCACGTGCACGCCGTTCGGCGACGCTGCAAGCAGGTCCGGGCCGTGGCTCGGCTCGTGCGGCCGGCACTCGGCAAGGACTTCGCACCGTTCAACCAGACCGTCCGAGACGCCGCTCGCGCCCTCGCCCCCCTGCGAAACGCCCACGTCGCCGAGGGTCTGCTCCGTGCCCTCGACGCCCCCGAGACGACGACCGACATACCGGCACCATCGTTCGACGAGGTCGCGTCGGCGGTCGACGGCGCCCGCCAGCACCTGCGCCTCGCCCGGCGCCTGGTCGAGCAGTGGGCGCTGCCCGACGGCTTCGGCCCGCTGGGATCGGGCCTGGAGCGCACCTACCGGCGAGGCCGACGAGGGTGGGAAGTCGCTTCCGGCGATCCGACCACCGCCCACCTGCACGAGTGGCGCAAGGACGTCAAGGACCTCTGGTACCAGCTCCGGCTGCTCCGGGCGATCGCCCCGTCCATGCTCGATCCCTTCATCGATCAGCTCGATGTGGTCGGCGAGGACCTTGGGCATCACCATGACATCACTCTGCTGCTCGACGGCCTGGCCAACGAGCGCCGCCACCTCGAAAAGCGCCGGAAGAAGGATCCCGATGCCCAGGTGGCCGCCGCCTTGGCAGATGTCGAGCTGGCCGCCGATCGCGCCGACGACGCCCGACACCAGCTGGGCCGCTCGGCCCTCCGCAACGGCTCCACCGTCTTCGCCGAGGAGCCCGCACCGTTCGTGGCCCGGATCGAGGCGTACTGGGACATCACCAATCGCTCTGGCCCCGAACGCGGGCCACTCCACCACTTCATCAAGTCCAAAGGGAACCACCCATGA
- the pilM gene encoding pilus assembly protein PilM, with protein MARSLVGVTVHDNVLRGMEIARDQPRRWGEVPLDAGVIDQGAVVDVAAFADALEALWKSAGFSSKRMALAIEAEAATIRRVSLPGSVAEDIAEAAAYDIAEVLAYPAAEAVIDHAVLNAVSDQPLVETDGLLVEAPSIETLVVAVRRETIEGFTRAAKIAGLRWVRAELTPAANVSLLPKDPLGPSLGAVVSIGESTTTVSVHDGGGLLFARVLMTGVGDTASLSHELESQLAEVEHLRTGGQGVHGAEARRSDDAPGVAVVAEGIRRTLHFHATEIDKRTIDHVVLCGARSRAAGLLDRVAEAMPNASVALLEHGDWPTFEQSERFDTAFAVARLVQTSHSDHLRDLSLVPPSVRVRRQDQRAIAVGSAVAAVLAAAAFANFQSRSAAIDQQELTVEAAEHAVDRVSDEVDRFGNDRLLAAEIERRRHVVEALAADRVAVPALVGQLAEAMPADSILRSLQITAVVDEEGDASVVAIDGAAPDLDGVAAWIDGVNDSGVLSDVRLVSTSFGPYGLDEEDVAVFQVTATVAGTAIAPLPVAVTGGAE; from the coding sequence ATGGCGCGATCCCTCGTGGGTGTGACCGTGCACGACAACGTGTTGCGAGGCATGGAGATCGCTCGCGACCAGCCGCGTCGTTGGGGTGAGGTCCCGCTCGACGCCGGTGTGATCGACCAAGGGGCCGTCGTCGACGTCGCCGCCTTCGCCGACGCGCTCGAAGCACTGTGGAAGTCGGCCGGGTTCTCGTCGAAGCGCATGGCGCTGGCCATCGAGGCCGAGGCGGCGACGATCCGTCGCGTGTCGCTCCCTGGGTCGGTCGCCGAGGACATCGCCGAAGCCGCCGCCTACGACATCGCCGAGGTGCTCGCCTATCCCGCAGCCGAGGCCGTCATCGATCACGCCGTCCTCAACGCCGTGTCCGACCAGCCGCTCGTCGAGACCGATGGTCTGCTCGTCGAAGCACCGTCGATCGAGACACTCGTCGTCGCCGTCCGGCGCGAGACCATCGAGGGCTTCACCAGGGCTGCCAAGATCGCCGGCCTCCGCTGGGTACGAGCCGAACTCACGCCGGCCGCCAACGTGTCGCTGCTCCCCAAGGATCCGCTCGGCCCGTCGCTCGGAGCGGTGGTCTCGATCGGCGAGTCGACCACCACGGTGTCGGTGCACGATGGTGGCGGGTTGCTCTTCGCCCGAGTCCTGATGACCGGCGTCGGCGACACGGCGTCACTCTCGCACGAGCTCGAAAGCCAACTGGCCGAGGTCGAACACCTTCGCACGGGTGGCCAGGGCGTGCACGGTGCCGAGGCGCGCCGTAGCGACGATGCGCCCGGCGTCGCCGTGGTGGCCGAAGGCATTCGTCGCACGCTCCACTTCCATGCCACCGAGATCGACAAGCGCACCATCGACCACGTCGTGTTGTGCGGGGCACGCAGTCGTGCGGCCGGTCTGCTCGATCGAGTCGCCGAGGCCATGCCCAACGCATCGGTCGCCCTGCTCGAACATGGCGACTGGCCCACGTTCGAACAATCCGAGCGATTCGACACGGCGTTCGCCGTCGCCCGGCTGGTGCAGACATCTCACAGTGACCATCTGCGAGATCTGTCGCTCGTCCCGCCCTCGGTGCGCGTCCGTCGCCAGGACCAGCGTGCCATCGCCGTCGGATCGGCCGTGGCGGCCGTGCTCGCAGCGGCAGCGTTCGCAAACTTCCAGTCGAGATCGGCGGCGATCGATCAGCAGGAGTTGACGGTGGAGGCGGCCGAGCATGCCGTCGACCGAGTCAGCGACGAAGTGGATCGTTTCGGCAATGACCGTCTCCTCGCCGCCGAGATCGAACGTCGTCGCCACGTGGTCGAGGCACTCGCCGCCGATCGAGTCGCGGTACCGGCGCTCGTCGGGCAGCTGGCCGAGGCGATGCCGGCCGACTCGATCCTGCGGTCGTTGCAGATCACCGCGGTCGTCGACGAGGAAGGTGACGCGTCGGTCGTTGCCATCGATGGAGCGGCCCCGGACCTCGACGGCGTCGCGGCATGGATCGACGGGGTGAACGACAGCGGTGTACTGAGCGATGTCCGACTGGTGAGCACGTCGTTCGGTCCGTATGGACTCGACGAGGAGGACGTCGCCGTGTTCCAGGTGACCGCAACGGTCGCCGGGACCGCGATTGCCCCACTCCCGGTTGCGGTGACCGGAGGGGCCGAATGA